The Sinorhizobium fredii USDA 257 region GGGTGACGCGCACGATCAGCGACGACATGCACATCGGCATCACGTGGCGGAATACGATGCGCGCCGGCGAGGCGCCCATCAGGCGGACGGCGGCGATATAGTCGGAGTTGCGCACCGTCAGCGTCTCGGCGCGGGCGATGCGCGCATAGGGCGGCCATGAGGTGATGGCGATGGCGATAACGGCGTTTTCGATGCCGGGGCCGAGCGCCGCGACGAAGGCGAGCGCCAGCACAAGTTTCGGAAAGGCGAGGAAGATGTCGGTGATGCGCATCAGGATCGCATCGATCCAGCCGCCGGCGTAGCCGGCGACGGCGCCGACGATCAGGCCGACGGGCGCCGCGATGACGGCGACGAGAACGACGACGGCAAGCGTCAGCCGCGAACCGTGGATCAGCCGCGACAGGATGTCCCTGCCCTGGTCGTCGGTCCCGAGCAGGTAGCCCTCGCTGCCGGGCGGCAGCAGCCGCGCGCCGGCGAGATTGCCGATATAGGGCGAATGCGGCGCGAGGAAATCGGCGAATGCGGCGACGAAGCACAGGCCCAAGAGAATTAGAAGCCCAACCACAGCGAGGCGGTTCGCCGAGAAGCGGCGCCAGGTCATGTAGGCGCGGCCGA contains the following coding sequences:
- the nikC gene encoding nickel transporter permease produces the protein MSLATETCPMTRREWLLSDRPQSRLQARLGRAYMTWRRFSANRLAVVGLLILLGLCFVAAFADFLAPHSPYIGNLAGARLLPPGSEGYLLGTDDQGRDILSRLIHGSRLTLAVVVLVAVIAAPVGLIVGAVAGYAGGWIDAILMRITDIFLAFPKLVLALAFVAALGPGIENAVIAIAITSWPPYARIARAETLTVRNSDYIAAVRLMGASPARIVFRHVMPMCMSSLIVRVTLDMAGIILTAAGLGFLGLGAQPPLPEWGAMIASGRRFILDQWWVATMPGVAILIVSLGFNLLGDGLRDALDPRESGQ